The genomic DNA gacagtagtggcgttgtagggttgaaagatttggttgtccttcactgtatccacaaccggaagcctctcgatgttctatatctcctgttacgaaacatgcatctcaatcgccttgctcgcgctccaacacctatcttcttcagggggtgggtgtaccgtcttttcaagcatttcacgagaattccgaggtcctttgaaagaagtccatggtcgggacgagttgactaccacatttgccgagccatgaacttactttatgaggcggaagacgggacggtgagcttccaaagagcacaaggctatgcatggaatccacaggaggccctagttcttcacgcaccacctccccactaccagtaccaaccccatggtgatctgggtcaatcctcctcataaggaggcggttttcctaactttcaaagcttacatgatcttttgcaggaaaacctcatgtgtaccaggaacacttacaacctcgccaacaacacataccactgggtcggagctattgagcgcaacatcaacgatatacaagacgatatcggtagcatccgggagtacatggcggggcatggggatggaggtgatgatagcgatgaagacatggagtaggaggtttgaaggaacagaagcgggttgatggcgagcccacaggtttaagtaccttTTTCTATCGAACAgtttatggcctgcgtgccaagtgttgaacaatttactttccttgactacttttattttccgttttacttttcttttactttatgcttgaagacaattaactatggtaacgtaggatgtttgtgttgcttggtatggtattaagtgatgaaacaggtacaaaccaagGCTTGGAGTACTAGACCTTAGCACTTATAGGCCCAAAATTGAGAAACCGGgggaagaaacctgtttttcaggcttacagactgtccacacggggacgtgttcagccgacacgcccccgtgctcacctcccagacctgTTGTTTGGTTACTGTCCTGCAGATTTTTGTCAGACACGGAGCCGTgtctaaccaacacgcccccatgttcgccttctgtaagttctcgttactggcagttcaccacggggtcgtgtccagcggacacggggccgtgtccagactgccagtaacataaatctttgctttttaacaccacattacacatccaatcaacctaaaaatttatttttgggacacattgaggacaatgtgtaatttaagtgtgtgtgtgtgtgtgggggggggggggaagctaaaaccttaaaattttgcaagtcctaataacaagccttacacaaaactctattggaaccgctaaacaccccaatttttttcaaaaattttcatttttttacttgtctaaagtttaagtttggaatcctaagattaataaggttatatttttacaattttacaaccgagagcgtcgtgataacaagaaccaacataagaaaattatgaaacggcatgacaaacttagttaaaatttgattatatatacttgatcacataaaaacccattcccacaaaagtgagttttaagcctttattgagcatacaaatttacacctttaagactaaatgctcatttttcgtttcttgtgtgaatagccgcttggttcttacgactctagaacttgccacgacgattcattcccagtccttaccaacttaaacccaagtaagtaaatgatggaggcattaggactaaccattttttttctacaccattatttttcaattttttaccacctacccaaaatccccctagttaacccctttgagcctaaacctttcatttctttaccctaaaaccctttttacccaccaaaaaccctttttattttcaccctttattttagtaacaagctcggtttttcgtgtgactaaaaaaatgatgaagttagaaataaacaaacaaagctattaaaacaaaaagcttgtttggggaaatacttcgaaataaaaagtcaataaaacaaagtgttttacgaaaaccgacacttttaacgctttttcgccctttttactaaccactaacctaaccacccacctttagcccaagcctaacccttcacccaaaaagccctcttgatatttacaaaggtatatagttaaaaaggagaaggattgattgcttggcaagcttatggtaggaataagttccatgccgctctcgagtgattcactaaaaatacaccttcggccgagtgttgagtgatcccccgtgaggtatgagaacttgtatataaatgaaattttaaaaaggcatgctatgcccaaataagtaatttctcttatgaaacgttctaaataaatcataacgaataggattgtaaataaataaaaataaaaccaaaaagatcttggattcccgacactctacaACAAGCCAAAaatcttctcttctacccattccatttgtgagtgtaagccacatattaaagagttttgcttgaggacaagcaaaagttcaagtgtgggggtatttgatgtgtgtaaaatgcaacatataaattacatcaattgaggcataaaactaaccctttttaagtactaatgttggaaaaagagtgtttttgtcttccttttgtattttcaggatgaaatgagctcaaattcacaaaagaagcaaaaagacagctaaatctaacataaatacaagaaaaggaacaaaagtggattgcccgacccctcaacggcatcctcccaagcagaaaagagaagtcagaagactgaacacgccccgtgctcagccagcacggggccgtgcccaagaagcagcagaaaagacaaacctatagaagcttctattgcccaccacggggccgtgtccagtgagcacgggggcatggcgaaagtacagcaggcgcattaattgtaattgcgaattacaattaatgaagagagagagagtgtcagacgggcacggcggcgtgtccagcggacacggggccgtgcccagccttctgttcagcctataaataggagtgtttggcttcatttcaactcatcccttggcacaccacctctctcacacttcatccaccacccaccaccaccataacaccatcatccaccaccatcatccattgtccatcatagagtgtgtgagttgtctcgggatccaagattgatcgtaagagttcttgacaatcaaggccatgtttgcctaagtctcttacatcacttggtgaagacaagtgtttagtataatactttttatttttaatcttttgcactttttatttggttttatattaatgactttaataactagttacttatgttgaaggtgatctttccttatcatttgtccgtggtgtcttggcattattttactgtctatataaaataaaagattttcaccattcatatctccacggtctatatggaggtatgttggctacctggtcgggggttaagggaacggtttggtaagggtcttgcccttgttcagcgtttagaggtcctgcaagggacctgggtcaaatttagtaggatctccttcaatgcccataggtattggatggcggggatccaaactctttgaccccctcataagttaactactattaatactataacccggctatttaggactgcatccctgctgactcagactacttagccgagggtaacgtcaccgccaaaagcggggcctaccataatttgcattaataacttaattcattatcttccaataatccaaccctttaggattgtatccttgctgactcaaactactgggttgagggtaacgtcgccttcaaaagaggggcctactacaataactaagataatctcttaaacaagtgcaaaagtgcgaaaataatcaaaggttatactaatacacgagtcggatccaagtgattcatcttgtctatctgtttttatttttttttatttttcagcatttagttagtttttattttcttagtttaaaaaccttttctaactttctgatttgattagacgttgaggataaaccggtactaaaagctcttgtgtccttggacgacctcggtatcttaccaacactatactacgtccacgatgggtgcacttgcccatatgtgtgtttagtgttagtaaatatcgtgttttataaatttaaaacttggctaaaagtgtaaaaagggcttaaaatatacatctaaattatattacacctaacgcacatcaatttccgttgttattgttgttcggattctcgttattcagattatcattattcgagtggttgtcgttctgaatattatcattctggttttcctgattcactttgTTATCCATCTGAATTATATCTCTTATACAAAAAGCAACGAAAAGGTTTGACAAGAAATGAAAAGGCGTGTCTATTCTAAACAAAATACTAAAATTAATAGACGCACCTTTTCAAAATTAACCGTTATTTCTTATATAAAAAACAATGAAAAGGTTTGACAAGAAATGAAAAGGCGTGTCTATTCCAAACAAAATACTAATATTAATAGACGCACCTTTTCAAAATTAACCACCATCTCTTATACAAAAAGCAATGAAAAGGTTTGACAAGAACCAAAAAGACATTTCTATTCTAAACAAAATGTTAATTTGAGACACGACCATAAAATAAATAGACGCACCTTTTCAAAATTAACCACAAAATTAATAGACCTGACACATTAttgattaaaacaaaaaaaacaaaaatataaatcgTTCCATGACTTCCGTCCACAACCCAGCGCGACTATTAAAAACATTAATATCCAGACCACATTCTAACCATCTAACCATTAAGCGTACACCAATTCGACAAAAAAAAACACTGTTTTTATTCTCAGATTCTTTCGGTGGTGTACGCACCGTAACACAGAACCGGCAACAACATTCATATAATCATATAACTTCATAACTTTACGGTTGATATATAGTCAAATCGACGTGCCGTTCGACAAAAATAACCAAACCAATGCGTCTCTCCCGACCACCGATTCCCCCGTCGTTTGCCACCCTTTCACGCCCTATATAAACTCCACCGGCCACCGCCACCAAATATCTCCCGCCATGTTATCTCTTATCACCGAACATATTCAAAACTAATTCTCCGCCACCAAATGCGCCAACGCGGGGACAAGAACAACATGGTCGATGATGGGTAACGAAGAGTTTAGGGTTTAAAAAGATATTTGGTTACAAAAATTGGGCGTCTTTGGTGGCGGTTCTATGGtggtggtgttgtggtggtggtgttgtggtGGCGGTTGCAAGGTGGTTGTGGTGGAATTGGTGTGCTACTGTGTTAACGATTTTTCCTCTGATTCCTTTGTGCCATTTTTTAGGGGTTTCTGTTTTGAGTATATAGAAGAAATTGGAACCACCGCCATGTGAGTTTTCATTTTAAGTAATGGTATATGTTTGGTTTGCTTTGCTGGTATCTGATGATATCATTCACCCACTTTTTACCAtccttttataaaatattatatgtatagatttctTGAATACCCGCTAAAATATTATATACATTTTTCTCACCCACCAAGTTAATTGAGTGTGTAAAAAACAAAAATGTTTtaccataaaaatgaataaagGAAAATTTTAATAAttgctattttttatatatttatactaGAATAACTTTAGGAAACATAAATATTTATTGTGTATTTTTAACTCATATAaactttaaatatttttataatatgAGAGAGAAAAAACAACTGGTAATGCCATTAATATTTATTGTTCTCGATCAATATAAACCATTTTGGACATATAGGTTGTAGCGAGTGTCCGTAGCATAATGAACCAATGTTATTGGTTAtctttttgataaaataaaactTTACGTAACGGTCTACAACACACGTGCGTGGTTAGTATTTTAACATTTATATTTTGATTGATTTAAcaatcccgccgcaacgcgcgggttcacGTCAACTagttttaaacatttaccaaatattaatatcaccaataatatttgaatatagctaatcacatgtcacacacctttggtcaaaagcgtcgatcattgcgacttactttattcatatagtatgcatctattacacaccagtactgaaataaaaattacaataccgactgaaatttaaaactacactactagtaataggcatccgtagttttttttttttttcacatacacacatatattattattatttctactGTTTCCATCATTGATTcagggatatggattcatccaaaaatccatattgcgttcatcgtatttccatacgagacgctctcccacatGTCGCATTCTCTcgctgctttctaaaatttcctcaccgaaagtcctaagttcttgtacgttttctgcactcattgggggtgcaggttctaggactgggttcggaatctggggtgcgggttcctggtatggaggtATAGGAGCCTGGTATGGATAAGGATTTTCTAAGATCTCTCTAATGTATGCATCGTTATTAAAATAGGGATCTAGAGTATCTAACCCTGGATAGGTTCCTAGGTTGGACATTGGCACATCTTCGTGAatcgggtagcgttgcacatagtccctaacatcatcccaccagggatcataatttgggtctaggggatttggtgcaagtaccctaggtatctcctccgggttgaaatcatgcatttctacttaatttccaaggttttctatttccatgggttgatcaggaattggtggttgtggttggggtgctagcatttgctccaggtttgggtcagctgcagtggttgctaaaatatggatattggctatacccctattaagcatatcctgggcttATGCATCGGTTTCTCTCTTTgctgcggctagtgctctctggtcttgtaactttttcatacgcttcctacgctcgtgcgctcccctactgaaccatcccctctttttctgaggaaatggctcttcagattgagccttaaatgtcacaccctgctagtagcggaagcgtattgtgtgtgacgtaagaaaggtaatcattgcatccaaatgtGTTAACAACATGAACCAACAACGATGCCATAGATATATAGTTTTCAACAAAAGATTCCAAGTTTTCAACATAGTTTCCAAGTTTCAACAACGTTTGACATAGCATAGTTCTAAGTTATTTACACATAACAAAAGTTAGTTTTTGACATAAAACATAATGAGGTTTTGTcccctatatacccatacgaagttaggatataaaagacaaaccctccaaaagtggccatcgttgtcatttgttttcccgaatcccatagtgaatcaccggctcaagacctgtttcctgaaagacatgtagttttaaaaagtcaacaaaaagttgagcgagttcatgcagtattTGTTATCATGTGAAATCTCATAGATgttatcttgtaatcatggtatgttctgattcattcatggagtctgttaaggatctatcagtgggtagcgagccccctgacataatgtacaataagcaaataaccaaaccgagaacactttgtcatcattgggatcacaaaagcactccagggtataccaaccaggagtggggcgtgcctcaagcccaatagatctacaccttttgcaccttggtcactaagtgattaatggttactaatgtagtttccctacttatgcacattgatcgtgtcatctactccgtaactaacataccaatagttttagcatgtatttcccctcgatgtttttgaaaacaaaacattgaaaacagtgaaaggagggacatgaactcacaaatttgcgtTTCGTGTaatatgatatcgaagtgagaGTCCGTACATGTcagtaacctacatgtgtactaatctcgttagacactaggtctttcggacctcgtacaagttgttcatcttgaattctttattatgttcttgTTTGTCATCTTTgtaacaactttgtattttagagcattgatagtttactcgctcgattgatatgtgtattcatgtattctataCGTATTGAATTATATGCGAACGGCTTCGAACCTATTTCATTGGGCTTATCCCACGTTtcattgttattgggcctagccctagttttcttgttactgggcctagccctagtttttaatgtcattgggcctagccctagttttcttgttattgggcctagccctagtttttaatgccattgggcctagccctagttttactgtcattgggcctagccctagtttttaatgtcattgggcctagccctagtttttaatgtcattgggcctagccctagtttttaatgtcattgggcctagccctagttttagtaatttgggtctagcccaaatctaatcctagtgagtccattaaatatactcttgcaattcttaccaaaaattcaccaagcatgtaacttaataagttcgtttttcacatgaaaaatacttggtaatttttatagttttcgactttccggattcttgtttttgaccacttagttatgcgttcgctttagtgtctaaaaatatgttatttttagactcgacattgtagtaacttgtttatgatgtcgatacgcccaaattgtcgtcatcaagtgttatgtatttccatttcgggcattttatttaattgtccgatttgattttactagcatttcttggaccatgtaggaacatgtacgtgtatttattttgatcaccctataggtatctaatacaAACACAGACATAGCACACATTGCAAGCACTTAGCAAGTTtccgaaaatatatattttttcttaccaaaaattatatttacacattgttatatttttacccatttatttttgtaaaaatataagtttgagttcataagaactcttgaatatttaagacttaaatattctcatcaaagtttccataatgacgtttaagaccactaatcgcgtttaacattgttaatcccCCTTTAATCCCATTTTTAAGCACGattggatttttagaaaaattcgccatagtttcccctaaactatgacgtttcccacgtttTCAAAACGCATTTAAACCCATAATCATAATCAATTTCCAAATCAAGTTTCATTACACCAACTTTACATGCATGATTCATGCTCTTTTCTTCTTTATTTCCATAAacttttataagtatatttttaACAACTTGGTTAAAAATAATGAAATCTTCACATATTTGTTAGGACCTTAATGACACCATTTTCATTATATTTTCTAATTAAAATCTCCTCTTTAAACCACTTTGTTTAGTAAACTTTTAGGATGATCATAATAAGAATCATGGTGGTTATTCTTTATAAAAGTCACTTATGTgtaataaattatttttaagttgtagtaaagttcatggaacaagaggttgatgatcttgtttagatttaaacattaccatgtttaaatcatcatttatattattAATCATAAAAAGATCACCCACTTAAAACAACTTACTttaacataatcaacataaatTATACTAACTAGCTATCACAATCTaataaatcaacacataatatagttatatttagtgtttattagctttgGGGTTAGGGTTTTTGGTGTGATTTTTATTAATCTTTTTGATGATCAACTTGTACTTCCAAAATCTACTAGTAATATGAAGCTTAAAAATGGTGATTAGAAGACTTACAATATTGCACAagccaaaataagaaaataagaaaaatattaaGCTCCAAGAAGATCCTTAATGAAGCTCCATGCTTAACCCATGCTTAGATAATCTCAAAATGTATTGATTTAGGCTAGAATGTGGTGATTATTGGTTGAAAATTGTGGGTGTTTGTGCTCTTCTTTGAGCCGAGACCAAAGAAGCTAGTTTTTTTGTGTTTGAGAAATGTTGTGAATAGATATGAGAATGGTAGGTGATGCCTCATGTCTTCCAACATATAATTTCATGGCCATACTCCATATATTTCCCCCATACATGTAATCTAAATTTTCAACAAAAAAATCTAGTGGGTGGGACCCACTTTGACCGATCTTATAaaggggggggtaaagtgtaatttttttataaaatatctaAATTTATTAGATATTTTGGTGATTATATAAAGCATGGTGATTAGGGGTTAATTACACCATTAAGGGGTAATTAGGGATTAggactttaattatcattaactAGTTCACTGGACTAGTTAATATAGTGTTTAACTAGTTTAAATGGTTCCCGGTTAAGCGCCGGTTCACCTACGATGCTTTTATGTCGTACCGATAAGGATTTCCGTAAGTTGTTTTCTTGCATCCGAAAGTTGTATGAAGTGATTCCGAGTCCCAAATTTagcttaactagttcactagagtTTCCATTTGGTTGCTACGATGACGGAAATATTGCTTACTAGCTCGTCGGTTCACTAACGGACTAGTTTAGTGCATAGCGATGTAATACCGGAAACTTGTGATTATGAACATTCCGTTGATATCATCCTATTGTTTTAGTAtgtttttcatcaattgacattattccgaagtcccggaaatgctttgttataggttcggACAAGTTAAAAGTGCTATATTTTTAGCCGAAATAGACCTTTTTGATattagggcgttataccggaaagtcttgtttATTTGAAAGAtgtgttttcataataatgttttcttatataagtggactcagttatgttatccgagtgtcgtttttcagtgttttgatctgatttcacggtttgctggcatgaatagtgtaaccgtgaatagtgcgcgcaacactttttaccaacacttttaggacattgtttgtttggtttcgccTTACGactaaaaccaacatatgttttagctttgatttcttgtcctaacactgttatccagtatacgacacagttacgaaattaaattacgctaaatgcatgagatttagaaatataaatagtgattagattgtacggaattaccagttatttgccagttgttacattaaatacgaatattccttcttctgtatcagcagagtaccccgagagggcaggctgagaagaggcaccttcgctgctaggcgaaccagacaattgacgatacgtgtcagatggtccttggtcgctcatactgtaaactaacaaatagtcagataacacataacaagaaaatacaattatataCGTATTTccgttatttatttcctaacactttgagttttaatgtcagcagaacacttctgtggctgaagcagtggcatagctctgatacaccttctgtcgcaacccccgaacCCTAATCCCCgtgaacgggcggccgcgagccagtttaggtggtatcacgttattgtctaatttggcagcggaaattttcatcaggaccgtagttaggaaatattttatcagagtaaaccaccacattttataacattaaacacatgggtaaaacccaagttttcagtatacacacttttataggaataaatcctatttatttaacaaaaacatctattttattattaggtaactttattgccacttttccaagtcttcagtgctgtccagctggcttctatttggctttcacattttgttacctgaaacgcgttttaaaaaaacattttgtcagtggaaaatactggtgagtgaatctcagtttaatcaagtctAAGTAAAACCAtttcacagtgtacagtattgagggcgatctcgcaattacatttgtttccaagttataccaattatcacctgttggtactgtcagacctgacttgtggaaatgttactccttgaccaggtggtaacaaattttgtatacaaaaccccaacatacccacgataattgtattcttacaaatactcaataattgttattcgcatggaaaggtatttaaggttttgtaaaaacatttaacaaaaagaggattactcacattgctgtcttagggtttttagtaaggatttcctgggaataatctataaattacacaaatgcacccgtgttagtataataacccaattcaacattagtaataccctccctgagacggcattccaacgactacgtcaggcagaaccacgacagccgttacggaaccctagatcaatcgggcagagtatccaatacgtctccaggggttataatacttacatcgtatcTGAACCTCACTATTTAGGGAGGAAttagactcgggtataatgcccactattcagaaatttgcttaagaaagaaagaaatgaacgaATTCAACTGAGATCCGTTGCATTCTATTTATAGGTGCTGATCCtgactctctcgcggcccgcgtaagatacgGCAAAGCCTTACGCGGCCTGCGTCAACCCTTGGTCTACGAGTAGCTTAGCGGGGTCAGCATGTAGGTCCGCCGGGTGTTAGGCCACGTGGCcacaccgggctgcgccacatcTTGGTCTCACACGGCCCGCATGAAGGTTGAGGTGgggttacgcggcccgcctcaacttaatattctgatttttattttattttttttatgctatattgtattttaggctcggttttcacatacgggatgtatttaaagacatattaggacattttaaatatttttagggtgtcggaaaaataattgagggtgtcggttttcttgAGGATTGTTACACATAGGTGCTCGGTTAGATCAGCTCAAAGGTTAAGGTGTGTCCCTGTCACGTATACTCACTCGGACAACTTCTTTTCGAGCGTATGTGAGTAGCGGGTTCGTCGGTTGGTTACATTCATCATAACTTTCTCCACAAAACGCTCTATCCGAGTCCTCTAATATCATGTTATGCAAGATGATGCATGTATACATGATGTTTCTCATTTTACTATTTTCAAGTATCCTCGATGGCTGGGCAATGATAGACCATCTCTTTTTTAATAGACTGAAAGCCTGCTCGACATCTTTTCTTTTCGACTCGTGTTTCTTCTTGTAATACAATCTTTTCTCGTCATCTGGACACGAAAGAGTTTTCACCAACATCGTCGACTTCGGATAAATACCGTCGACAAGATAGTACCCATACTTGTACTCCACGTCGTTTGCATATAATGAAGTATTTGGTGCAACACCATCTATGACTTCGTCGAAAAGACCCGAAGATTGTAAAACAGTGATGTCATTGTTCACACCGACCATGCCAAAGTACGCATGCCACATCCATAAATCTTGAGAAGCGACCGCTTGTAATATTATGGTAGGACCCTTGCGGTCACCACGATGGTATTGCCCTTTCCAAGCGGTTGGACATGTCGCCCGCTCCTAGTGCGTGCAATCAAGACTACCCAACATCCCGGGAAACCCGTGTATCCGCTGATGGGCCTCGTATAAAAGTGGAACGTCGATAGCAGTCGGCATCCTCAAATATCGTCTCCCGTAAAGAAAGTCAACACCTAATATAATAGTGTTAATAAActataaataataacaataacagtaataataataataataataataataataataataataataataataataataataataataataataatacattcAAAGAAATTTTCAAGACA from Helianthus annuus cultivar XRQ/B chromosome 7, HanXRQr2.0-SUNRISE, whole genome shotgun sequence includes the following:
- the LOC110866613 gene encoding protein ALP1-like, with product MWHAYFGMVGVNNDITVLQSSGLFDEVIDGVAPNTSLYANDVEYKYGYYLVDGIYPKSTMLVKTLSCPDDEKRLYYKKKHESKRKDVEQAFSLLKKRWSIIAQPSRILENSKMRNIMYTCIILHNMILEDSDRAFCGESYDECNQPTNPLLTYARKEVVRVSIRDRDTP